A segment of the Deltaproteobacteria bacterium genome:
CGTTGAAAATGAATATACGTCTGTTTCTGAAAATTTGTTGGTGCACACGACACTGCCGACCAAAAGTGACTGCAGTTCCGACAACAGCGGGCAATCCTTCGAGCACTCAGGGAGCTGCCATTTTCGGTCGCAATCTTTGCAGGGGCTCTTGGCGATATACCCCCTGTCAAATTCCAATATGGTTCTATCGACATCTTTTTTTGCATCCATGACAGCCTCCTCCTTTTTCAGGACATTCCGTAAATCCCGGTGTTGTGTGGGGTCAAGCCGCTCTCTGCGCCATATCATCCCGTTTGGAAGCCATGCCTTGGCTGCCGTCATGCCTGAACTTTCGCTGCAGCATGGATTCATAAAGAGCGATATATTGCGCAATGGTCTCGGAATAGTTGTATCGATCGACACTTTCAGTCATGATCCGTTCGAGTTGTAACGCTTTGAGATCCATGGGTTTCCGGTGGAACGCCATGCATTGTTCCAAGACCCACAGAATTCCGCCTGCGTCCAGATTGTTAAAAACGAACCCGTTGCCCTGGTTTTGGCTGCAATCCATGTGAGAGATCGTGCTTTGAATTGCCGTCGTATGGTAGACGACGGGCAGTGCCCCGTATCGCTGGCCGATCTTACAGGGCAATCCACAGGGATCGTTTGCAACCGGCAGCAAAACGAAATCCGCCGCCGCATAGGCCAGTCGGCGCAACCGTGCATCGAAGTCCGTGACAGCGACATGATCGCCGGCATGCATAGCGTTCACCAGGTCTCGTAAACCCTGCTGAAAATCTCCATCGGCAATAAAAACGATCTGCGGGTTGAAGGTTGCAAAACGCTCGAGCAAGGTTGGCAGCGTCTCGACTATCAAACGGCACCCGGCGCGGATTTTGTCCAGGCGTGTCGGCCAGAAAAACAACGGGGCCCTGGAGTCAAGAGGCAGGCTGAGCCGCTCCTGGAGATGCAGCTTGTTGAACGTTTTGCCGGCATGCTGATCTTTGGGTGTGTATCGCCGAAACAGGAACCTGTCGTTGGCCGGATTGTAAGAAGGGTCGGGTCCGTGGTCGATGGCGGATAGACAGCCCGATTCGGATTTGTGCCAAAGCTCCCGCCTCAAGGCCGGCTCGATGCCTGGCAGGTCTTCTTTTAAAAGCCGTTGACAGAAAGTCGTGCTGACCGTGTTGACAAAATGGGCTGCAAAAATGGCGCTCATCAGGAAGTCCACCGGATTTGACTCGCGTGTCTCCTCATAGCTGCCGGGCATCTGTGTGAAGTAGCAGTTCTGCCAGAACGAGGCGGCATCGATACCCTGTTCTTCGACAGCCGCCAGGGTCACTTTGGCCGAAGCCATGTTGTAAAGGGTAAACAGGCAGGGAATTTCGAACTGACGCGTCATAGCGGGAATCAGACCGGTCATCCAGTCGAAGCAGTGTATCAGATCCGGCTGAACTTCCGGGATGATCCTGTTGATGACTTCCCGTTGAAATGCCAGGGATATTTTGACGTTCTCCCAGATGGGAAGACCGGACAGCTTCGGCTGGTAGAAAAAAGATCGGTCCCTGGCCAGGTGGACGGATGACGTCGGCAGTCGTTCATACCGGCGGTGGCCCTCGACGCTGCCGCTTGAAATCGTATTTTTCTGAAAGGCATTGCGGTAATAAGGTACGGCCACATGGACATCCATCTGCAAGTCGTTCAGCGAGTGAACGAGACAGGCGGATATGTCGGCCAGTCCGCCCGCACGGGCACCGGTCACCTGCAAAGATTTGTCTTCGGTCCGGGGCAGAAAAGTCACTTCAGGGGTTACCAGGAGAATTTTAAAGCCCTTGTAATGCCCCACGTCCATTGTTGCCCTCTTGAACACCTGGATGAAATCGATGGGCAATGCCGCTCGCGGCCGTCACGGCTGACTCAGAATCGGCGATGGCCGCTTGTCTCGATTTCGGTTAAACAACGATCACGGAGTTATGGCTGTCCCCGAACGGTGTCGGGACAGATCTGTCCGCTTTGGGTTCGTTTTCCCAGTGCTTTTGATCCAAAAGATAGCGAAACTGGTATTCCCGGCCTTTCTGCAACTCCAGCGCAGTGGAAAAACCGCCTGTTTTCAGGGGTTTCATCGGGTTGGCCGAAATCGACCATTCGTTGAATTCGCCTACGACGTGCGCTTCTTTAGCGGAATTTTCAGCGCCGTTATCGATGGTAAACGTTACCTTGCAAGTCGGTTTGCTTTTGAAATATTTCTTGTTGACGGACATCCCGCTTTCCTCCTTTTAAAAATATTTTTGGTTCGCCCTGTTAAGCGCCGTGGGTGTGGTCGAAATGAGGCTTACGCATAATTACCCAATAAATTTATAGGGTGTGTAAATAACGATGTCCATAGGGCGTCGGCTTCATTTTCATGGGAAAACATCCCTTGGGAAGGGATTTCTTGCCTTGCAGCGGGGGATACCGGAATCGTCGAATCTACCTTGGCGTTGCAACCGTGGGGTCTATTGCCGCCAGAGATCCAAATCGATGAGGCCGATCTTGGCGGCATACCGTATCAGTTCGTGCGTGCTGTGAATATCGAGCTTTTTCATGATACTGGATCGGTGGTTTTTGACGGTTTTAGGGCTGATAAAAAGCATCTCTGCGATTTGATCACCGTGCAGGCCTTCGGCCATCAAGGCCAGCAGTTGCTGCTCGCGTTCGGTGAGCGCATCGTAATTGCCGTTTTTTATGTGAGCGGGTTGGGCTGGAAAGTGAACCAGTTTTTCAATCACCCTGCCCGAAAGGGCGCTGTCTATATAATAATCATCCGCCAGTACGCTCTGAATGGCGTGAATCAGCTTTTCAGGAGCCGACTCTTTGACGACATAACCCTTTGCCCCCGCCTGGAAAGCTTTAACAATGAAATCCGTCTTGGAATGCATGCTGATGATGATCACTTGCGTTTTTTTGCGGGAGTCCCGGATCAGACGGGTAATTTCGATGCCGCTCTGATCGGGCAGGGATATGTCCATCAGCACGACATCCGGTGTCAGGTCGTTTATCATCTGCAGTGCCCTGGCACCGTTTTCCGCTTCCCCGACCACTTCATATTTCGGATTGGTGCCGATTACGGTTTTCAACCCCTCTCTCACCAGGGGATGGTCGTCGACAATCAATATTCTTTGTTTTTGCGGCATGTTATTTATTCTGCGAACACAAATTTCTCATTTTATACATCAGCCTTGATGCAAGGTCCATAGACCATCGATATCATTTTGCCGGGACAATGTCCCGGCGGACTGAGATTAGGCCGATATTTTTCTTTTTTTCGCTCCCCATGCCAATTGGCAATAGGTGTTTCTATTAAAATCTTGGTACCCAGCCCCGGTGCCGATTCAATGTTCATGAAACCTTCAGAAGATTGATCCGTTCCTGCATGCTTCGCAGCCCCAGCTTTTTCTCTTTGGTGAGAGTCGCCAGGCGTTGTTGCACATCGAAGCCTTTGCCGTCGTCCCGGATCCCCAACAGAATGTTTGTTCCGGAAACGACAATGGCCGCCGAATAGGCCTCTTCACCGGTGGAGCACCCCGGAACCCACACCCGCAAGGAATCACCCTCGGCCTTATTTTCCAGTTACTGCGGCATTACCTTTTGTCGCAGTACATCAAATGTGCCGGGGTCTCTGAAAAAAAAACAAGAAACAACGCGGATTCAAAAAAAAACAAATACTGTCCAGGGGGAAATGGCATCAACGGCTTAATTTCCGTCTATCAACCCCAGCGTTGCAACCGTAGGGTTAAATAACAGCCTGGAGAAATGATGCGATGGACAATACAATCAAAAGCGCCATGACACGACGGCGAAACACTTCCGGATCTGTTTTGAAAAACGATCGGCTTCCGAGGGTCAGGCCGACAACCAGCGGGATGAGCAACATACCCGTCAGCTTGAGTCCCTTTATCGTCATGAGGCCCTGTGTCGCACATATAACGGCAGCGAACAAGTCCGTTGCCAGAAAAAAGGCGATCAAAGATGCCCGGGCACGTTGAAGATCGTTTTTTGCCGAATAATAATAAAGCACCACCGGCGGCCCGCCGATGGTGGCCCCGCCGTTCAAAATACCCGATATCAGGCCCACACCGCCGGTCGTCACGCGACTGACATTGCCACCGATTCTGAACCCCCGCCACACGGCGACGACCAGCAGGATTACGGCAACCGCAATTATCGCCTGCATGGGCTTCGGTGGAATCCGGGTAAGCGCGAAAACGCCGATCGGTGTGCCGATTAGAACGCCGAACAGGAGCCACCCGATCGAAATCCAGTCGACATGTCGCCAGACCTGCGGCAGAAGCCAGGTACTGGCCGCGACTTCCCACAGCAGAATCATGGGAACGATTTCCGCAGGAGACAGCACAAAGGAGAGGCTGATCATCACAATCATCGAAAAGCCGAATCCGCTGAAGCCTCGGACAAAACCCGCAAACAACACGGCCATGGCCACATAAAACAAGCTTGGATAGTTGAGAAGCATTAAGCGCCCGTCCCTTATTTCAGTGATACAAAACGGCCATCGCCTTTCTGAGATCTTCGATCGGGATCTGCCCCGGTGCGGAGGATTCCTTGCCGACGGCGAACGTGATGTCCGACCCGAACAAGCCGCCCGCCACGCGGGTGACACCGCCTTCTGGCCCCATGGACATGGTCACGATGGGAACGTTGACCGCGCCGGTTCTTGCCTCGTATGTGGCGGAAAGCAAGACCAGGACATCGGCGTAATTTTTTGGCGTGACGGCCACTTTGGCGATATCGGCCCCCGCATCCTGTGCCTGCAGCAGTTTGTCATGGATAACGCCCGCTTCAGGTGTATCCGTAAAATTGTGATAGGAAAGAACCAGTTTGGA
Coding sequences within it:
- a CDS encoding glycogen/starch synthase, with product MPIDFIQVFKRATMDVGHYKGFKILLVTPEVTFLPRTEDKSLQVTGARAGGLADISACLVHSLNDLQMDVHVAVPYYRNAFQKNTISSGSVEGHRRYERLPTSSVHLARDRSFFYQPKLSGLPIWENVKISLAFQREVINRIIPEVQPDLIHCFDWMTGLIPAMTRQFEIPCLFTLYNMASAKVTLAAVEEQGIDAASFWQNCYFTQMPGSYEETRESNPVDFLMSAIFAAHFVNTVSTTFCQRLLKEDLPGIEPALRRELWHKSESGCLSAIDHGPDPSYNPANDRFLFRRYTPKDQHAGKTFNKLHLQERLSLPLDSRAPLFFWPTRLDKIRAGCRLIVETLPTLLERFATFNPQIVFIADGDFQQGLRDLVNAMHAGDHVAVTDFDARLRRLAYAAADFVLLPVANDPCGLPCKIGQRYGALPVVYHTTAIQSTISHMDCSQNQGNGFVFNNLDAGGILWVLEQCMAFHRKPMDLKALQLERIMTESVDRYNYSETIAQYIALYESMLQRKFRHDGSQGMASKRDDMAQRAA
- a CDS encoding isoamylase early set domain-containing protein, which encodes MSVNKKYFKSKPTCKVTFTIDNGAENSAKEAHVVGEFNEWSISANPMKPLKTGGFSTALELQKGREYQFRYLLDQKHWENEPKADRSVPTPFGDSHNSVIVV
- a CDS encoding response regulator transcription factor, whose protein sequence is MPQKQRILIVDDHPLVREGLKTVIGTNPKYEVVGEAENGARALQMINDLTPDVVLMDISLPDQSGIEITRLIRDSRKKTQVIIISMHSKTDFIVKAFQAGAKGYVVKESAPEKLIHAIQSVLADDYYIDSALSGRVIEKLVHFPAQPAHIKNGNYDALTEREQQLLALMAEGLHGDQIAEMLFISPKTVKNHRSSIMKKLDIHSTHELIRYAAKIGLIDLDLWRQ
- a CDS encoding sulfite exporter TauE/SafE family protein; the encoded protein is MLLNYPSLFYVAMAVLFAGFVRGFSGFGFSMIVMISLSFVLSPAEIVPMILLWEVAASTWLLPQVWRHVDWISIGWLLFGVLIGTPIGVFALTRIPPKPMQAIIAVAVILLVVAVWRGFRIGGNVSRVTTGGVGLISGILNGGATIGGPPVVLYYYSAKNDLQRARASLIAFFLATDLFAAVICATQGLMTIKGLKLTGMLLIPLVVGLTLGSRSFFKTDPEVFRRRVMALLIVLSIASFLQAVI